A genomic segment from Andrena cerasifolii isolate SP2316 chromosome 7, iyAndCera1_principal, whole genome shotgun sequence encodes:
- the LOC143371075 gene encoding mitogen-activated protein kinase 15 isoform X2 has protein sequence MSSKNTEKVLEIDTHVSKHYDIVRRLGKGAYGIVWKAIDKKNKETVAVKKIFDAFRNQTDAQRTFREIMFLLSFANHENIIRLIGLHKANNDRDIYLVFEYMETDLHNVIKKGNILKDIHKVFIMYQLFKAIKYIHSGNVIHRDLKPSNVLLNAQCHCKIADFGLARSVTQIGEGDGETASDPTLTDYVATRWYRAPEILIASKRYTKGIDMWSLGCILGEMLLGKPLFPGSSTINQVERIMATLPIPTKQDLISVSAGYGTNLLEKTPSGPRRSLKNLLPEVSEKALDLIGNLIVFNPNRRLTAVEALEHPYVADFHTRSNEPERGSSVVPLLRDDVQLSVDEYRNKLYSMMDEKHRKHKNMSKSRIRRLSEHIRKETAVDNCNPVIGQGDAAVGRDPARSYQDLRKERNRSNVYEPSCLEARAQLPSRKTSRQSQIDSGERITKTRTISTSMEPQMHASVKNLRPTAKSVATQYTYNLMNGSASNLTPSATKSCLYLNQQQRPLSKSQRSIQSDQVAVCAPAARLGQLAQGSRTKLRRNGKQVRATAQLATEPSWREESRQKISPARDSPNGHTKYLARTSNNVARYYLRSSGSSNGINANSSNANSAESLYASCHSSSKSQAIRNYLNQTVPPRVEEKSSPLYRARNNADDRLILRNDAGNIDRPQPSNYPLVGNNRSWNANSNRSYAARTQSRHSDGNATGEKKSTPSVRDSRPLDGYRQSHGVITASAYKDLRTGAIRW, from the exons ATGTCGTCGAAGAACACCGAAAAGGTTCTGGAGATCGACACGCACGTCAGCAAACATTACGACATCGTCCGACGCCTCGGCAAAGGG GCATACGGTATAGTATGGAAGGCAATCGACAAGAAAAACAAGGAGACGGTGGCGGTGAAGAAGATCTTCGACGCGTTCAGGAACCAGACGGACGCTCAGCGGACGTTCCGCGAGATAATGTTCCTACTGTCGTTCGCCAATCACGAGAACATCATACGACTGATCGGTCTGCACAAGGCGAACAACGACCGGGACATATATCTCGTGTTCGAGTACATGG AAACCGATCTCCACAACGTCATTAAGAAGGGCAACATCCTCAAGGACATCCACAAGGTCTTCATCATGTATCAGCTGTTTAAGGCGATCAAATACATTCATTCGGGGAACGTGATACACAGGGACTTGAAA CCGTCCAACGTTTTATTGAATGCCCAATGCCACTGTAAGATCGCCGATTTCGGTCTGGCGCGATCGGTCACTCAGATCGGCGAGGGGGATGGCGAGACCGCCAGCGATCCCACCCTCACGGATTACGTGGCGACCCGCTGGTACCGGGCACCGGAAATTCTCATCGCATCCAAAAG GTACACGAAGGGCATCGACATGTGGTCCCTGGGTTGCATCCTCGGCGAGATGCTTCTTGGAAAGCCCTTGTTCCCTGGCTCGTCGACGATTAATCAGGTGGAGAGGATAATGGCCACTCTGCCGATACCTACCAAGCAAG ATCTGATCTCGGTTAGCGCCGGCTACGGGACTAATTTGTTGGAGAAGACACCGAGCGGGCCGAGGCGTTCTTTGAAGAATCTGCTGCCGGAGGTGTCGGAGAAGGCGTTGGACCTTATCGGCAACCTGATAGTCTTCAACCCCAATCGCAGATTAACGGCCGTGGAGGCTTTGGAGCACCCTTACGTGGCTGA TTTTCACACGAGGAGCAACGAGCCAGAACGAGGATCCAGCGTGGTGCCGCTGCTCAGAGACGATGTGCAGCTCTCCGTCGACGAGTACAGAAACAAGCTTTACTCGATGATGGACGAGAAGCATCGAAAGCATAAAAATAT GTCCAAGTCCAGGATTAGGCGACTTtcggagcacatcaggaaggaAACTGCTGTCGATAATTGCAACCCCGTGATTGGTCAGGGCGACGCGGCCGTTGGCAGAGACCCTGCGCGTTCGTACCAAGATTTACGCAAGGAGAGGAACAGAAGCAACGTGTACGAACCTTCCTGCTTAGAAG CCCGTGCACAGCTGCCGAGCAGAAAGACGTCGCGGCAGTCGCAAATCGACAGTGGCGAACGTAtcacgaagacgaggacgataaGCACCTCCATGGAGCCGCAGATGCACGCTAGCGTCAAGAACCTTCGACCAACGG CTAAAAGCGTGGCGACGCAGTACACGTACAATTTAATGAATGGCAGCGCGAGCAACCTGACGCCCAGCGCAACCAAAAGCTGCCTGTACCTGAACCAGCAGCAACGGCCGCTGTCAAAGTCGCAGCGTTCCATACAATCCGACCAAGTAGCGGTG TGCGCACCGGCGGCGAGACTCGGCCAATTAGCCCAAGGTAGCCGGACGAAGTTACGGAGGAACGGTAAGCAGGTCCGCGCCACGGCTCAACTCGCAACGGAACCGAGCTGGCGCGAGGAGAGCCGCCAGAAGATTTCGCCTGCTCGCGACAGTCCCAATGGTCACACCAAGTACCTCGCCAGGACGTCGAATAACGTGGCTCGCTACTACCTCAGATCCAGCGGCAGCAGCAACGGCATAAATGCCAATAGCAGTAACGCGAACAGTGCCGAGTCCTTGTACGCTTCGTGCCATTCCTCGTCGAAGAGCCAGGCCATCCGGAACTACTTGAACCAAACTGTACCGCCGCGCGTCGAAGAGAAATCGTCCCCTCTCTATCGAGCTAGAAACAACGCGGACGATCGACTAATCCTGCGGAACGACGCTGGGAACATCGACAGACCGCAGCCTTCGAATTACCCTCTGGTCGGTAATAACCGATCGTGGAACGCGAATTCGAATCGCAGCTACGCCGCGAGGACGCAATCGAGGCACAGCGATGGGAATGCCACCGGTGAAAAGAAATCGACCCCGTCGGTGCGCGACTCACGGCCACTGGACGGCTACAGGCAAAGTCACGGCGTGATAACGGCCTCCGCCTACAAGGACTTACGAACCGGAGCTATAAGATGGTAG
- the LOC143371075 gene encoding extracellular signal-regulated kinase 2 isoform X3 — translation MSSKNTEKVLEIDTHVSKHYDIVRRLGKGAYGIVWKAIDKKNKETVAVKKIFDAFRNQTDAQRTFREIMFLLSFANHENIIRLIGLHKANNDRDIYLVFEYMETDLHNVIKKGNILKDIHKVFIMYQLFKAIKYIHSGNVIHRDLKPSNVLLNAQCHCKIADFGLARSVTQIGEGDGETASDPTLTDYVATRWYRAPEILIASKRYTKGIDMWSLGCILGEMLLGKPLFPGSSTINQVERIMATLPIPTKQDLISVSAGYGTNLLEKTPSGPRRSLKNLLPEVSEKALDLIGNLIVFNPNRRLTAVEALEHPYVADFHTRSNEPERGSSVVPLLRDDVQLSVDEYRNKLYSMMDEKHRKHKNMSKSRIRRLSEHIRKETAVDNCNPVIGQGDAAVGRDPARSYQDLRKERNRSNVYEPSCLEARAQLPSRKTSRQSQIDSGERITKTRTISTSMEPQMHASVKNLRPTAAKSVATQYTYNLMNGSASNLTPSATKSCLYLNQQQRPLSKSQRSIQSDQVAVVRESLKTSSQYSLSSQYLQSAVLSANE, via the exons ATGTCGTCGAAGAACACCGAAAAGGTTCTGGAGATCGACACGCACGTCAGCAAACATTACGACATCGTCCGACGCCTCGGCAAAGGG GCATACGGTATAGTATGGAAGGCAATCGACAAGAAAAACAAGGAGACGGTGGCGGTGAAGAAGATCTTCGACGCGTTCAGGAACCAGACGGACGCTCAGCGGACGTTCCGCGAGATAATGTTCCTACTGTCGTTCGCCAATCACGAGAACATCATACGACTGATCGGTCTGCACAAGGCGAACAACGACCGGGACATATATCTCGTGTTCGAGTACATGG AAACCGATCTCCACAACGTCATTAAGAAGGGCAACATCCTCAAGGACATCCACAAGGTCTTCATCATGTATCAGCTGTTTAAGGCGATCAAATACATTCATTCGGGGAACGTGATACACAGGGACTTGAAA CCGTCCAACGTTTTATTGAATGCCCAATGCCACTGTAAGATCGCCGATTTCGGTCTGGCGCGATCGGTCACTCAGATCGGCGAGGGGGATGGCGAGACCGCCAGCGATCCCACCCTCACGGATTACGTGGCGACCCGCTGGTACCGGGCACCGGAAATTCTCATCGCATCCAAAAG GTACACGAAGGGCATCGACATGTGGTCCCTGGGTTGCATCCTCGGCGAGATGCTTCTTGGAAAGCCCTTGTTCCCTGGCTCGTCGACGATTAATCAGGTGGAGAGGATAATGGCCACTCTGCCGATACCTACCAAGCAAG ATCTGATCTCGGTTAGCGCCGGCTACGGGACTAATTTGTTGGAGAAGACACCGAGCGGGCCGAGGCGTTCTTTGAAGAATCTGCTGCCGGAGGTGTCGGAGAAGGCGTTGGACCTTATCGGCAACCTGATAGTCTTCAACCCCAATCGCAGATTAACGGCCGTGGAGGCTTTGGAGCACCCTTACGTGGCTGA TTTTCACACGAGGAGCAACGAGCCAGAACGAGGATCCAGCGTGGTGCCGCTGCTCAGAGACGATGTGCAGCTCTCCGTCGACGAGTACAGAAACAAGCTTTACTCGATGATGGACGAGAAGCATCGAAAGCATAAAAATAT GTCCAAGTCCAGGATTAGGCGACTTtcggagcacatcaggaaggaAACTGCTGTCGATAATTGCAACCCCGTGATTGGTCAGGGCGACGCGGCCGTTGGCAGAGACCCTGCGCGTTCGTACCAAGATTTACGCAAGGAGAGGAACAGAAGCAACGTGTACGAACCTTCCTGCTTAGAAG CCCGTGCACAGCTGCCGAGCAGAAAGACGTCGCGGCAGTCGCAAATCGACAGTGGCGAACGTAtcacgaagacgaggacgataaGCACCTCCATGGAGCCGCAGATGCACGCTAGCGTCAAGAACCTTCGACCAACGG CAGCTAAAAGCGTGGCGACGCAGTACACGTACAATTTAATGAATGGCAGCGCGAGCAACCTGACGCCCAGCGCAACCAAAAGCTGCCTGTACCTGAACCAGCAGCAACGGCCGCTGTCAAAGTCGCAGCGTTCCATACAATCCGACCAAGTAGCGGTGGTAAGGGAATCGCTTAAAACGTCCTCTCAATACTCTCTGTCTTCTCAGTATTTACAATCCGCCGTGCTCTCCGCAAACGAGTAA
- the LOC143371075 gene encoding mitogen-activated protein kinase 15 isoform X1: MSSKNTEKVLEIDTHVSKHYDIVRRLGKGAYGIVWKAIDKKNKETVAVKKIFDAFRNQTDAQRTFREIMFLLSFANHENIIRLIGLHKANNDRDIYLVFEYMETDLHNVIKKGNILKDIHKVFIMYQLFKAIKYIHSGNVIHRDLKPSNVLLNAQCHCKIADFGLARSVTQIGEGDGETASDPTLTDYVATRWYRAPEILIASKRYTKGIDMWSLGCILGEMLLGKPLFPGSSTINQVERIMATLPIPTKQDLISVSAGYGTNLLEKTPSGPRRSLKNLLPEVSEKALDLIGNLIVFNPNRRLTAVEALEHPYVADFHTRSNEPERGSSVVPLLRDDVQLSVDEYRNKLYSMMDEKHRKHKNMSKSRIRRLSEHIRKETAVDNCNPVIGQGDAAVGRDPARSYQDLRKERNRSNVYEPSCLEARAQLPSRKTSRQSQIDSGERITKTRTISTSMEPQMHASVKNLRPTAAKSVATQYTYNLMNGSASNLTPSATKSCLYLNQQQRPLSKSQRSIQSDQVAVCAPAARLGQLAQGSRTKLRRNGKQVRATAQLATEPSWREESRQKISPARDSPNGHTKYLARTSNNVARYYLRSSGSSNGINANSSNANSAESLYASCHSSSKSQAIRNYLNQTVPPRVEEKSSPLYRARNNADDRLILRNDAGNIDRPQPSNYPLVGNNRSWNANSNRSYAARTQSRHSDGNATGEKKSTPSVRDSRPLDGYRQSHGVITASAYKDLRTGAIRW; this comes from the exons ATGTCGTCGAAGAACACCGAAAAGGTTCTGGAGATCGACACGCACGTCAGCAAACATTACGACATCGTCCGACGCCTCGGCAAAGGG GCATACGGTATAGTATGGAAGGCAATCGACAAGAAAAACAAGGAGACGGTGGCGGTGAAGAAGATCTTCGACGCGTTCAGGAACCAGACGGACGCTCAGCGGACGTTCCGCGAGATAATGTTCCTACTGTCGTTCGCCAATCACGAGAACATCATACGACTGATCGGTCTGCACAAGGCGAACAACGACCGGGACATATATCTCGTGTTCGAGTACATGG AAACCGATCTCCACAACGTCATTAAGAAGGGCAACATCCTCAAGGACATCCACAAGGTCTTCATCATGTATCAGCTGTTTAAGGCGATCAAATACATTCATTCGGGGAACGTGATACACAGGGACTTGAAA CCGTCCAACGTTTTATTGAATGCCCAATGCCACTGTAAGATCGCCGATTTCGGTCTGGCGCGATCGGTCACTCAGATCGGCGAGGGGGATGGCGAGACCGCCAGCGATCCCACCCTCACGGATTACGTGGCGACCCGCTGGTACCGGGCACCGGAAATTCTCATCGCATCCAAAAG GTACACGAAGGGCATCGACATGTGGTCCCTGGGTTGCATCCTCGGCGAGATGCTTCTTGGAAAGCCCTTGTTCCCTGGCTCGTCGACGATTAATCAGGTGGAGAGGATAATGGCCACTCTGCCGATACCTACCAAGCAAG ATCTGATCTCGGTTAGCGCCGGCTACGGGACTAATTTGTTGGAGAAGACACCGAGCGGGCCGAGGCGTTCTTTGAAGAATCTGCTGCCGGAGGTGTCGGAGAAGGCGTTGGACCTTATCGGCAACCTGATAGTCTTCAACCCCAATCGCAGATTAACGGCCGTGGAGGCTTTGGAGCACCCTTACGTGGCTGA TTTTCACACGAGGAGCAACGAGCCAGAACGAGGATCCAGCGTGGTGCCGCTGCTCAGAGACGATGTGCAGCTCTCCGTCGACGAGTACAGAAACAAGCTTTACTCGATGATGGACGAGAAGCATCGAAAGCATAAAAATAT GTCCAAGTCCAGGATTAGGCGACTTtcggagcacatcaggaaggaAACTGCTGTCGATAATTGCAACCCCGTGATTGGTCAGGGCGACGCGGCCGTTGGCAGAGACCCTGCGCGTTCGTACCAAGATTTACGCAAGGAGAGGAACAGAAGCAACGTGTACGAACCTTCCTGCTTAGAAG CCCGTGCACAGCTGCCGAGCAGAAAGACGTCGCGGCAGTCGCAAATCGACAGTGGCGAACGTAtcacgaagacgaggacgataaGCACCTCCATGGAGCCGCAGATGCACGCTAGCGTCAAGAACCTTCGACCAACGG CAGCTAAAAGCGTGGCGACGCAGTACACGTACAATTTAATGAATGGCAGCGCGAGCAACCTGACGCCCAGCGCAACCAAAAGCTGCCTGTACCTGAACCAGCAGCAACGGCCGCTGTCAAAGTCGCAGCGTTCCATACAATCCGACCAAGTAGCGGTG TGCGCACCGGCGGCGAGACTCGGCCAATTAGCCCAAGGTAGCCGGACGAAGTTACGGAGGAACGGTAAGCAGGTCCGCGCCACGGCTCAACTCGCAACGGAACCGAGCTGGCGCGAGGAGAGCCGCCAGAAGATTTCGCCTGCTCGCGACAGTCCCAATGGTCACACCAAGTACCTCGCCAGGACGTCGAATAACGTGGCTCGCTACTACCTCAGATCCAGCGGCAGCAGCAACGGCATAAATGCCAATAGCAGTAACGCGAACAGTGCCGAGTCCTTGTACGCTTCGTGCCATTCCTCGTCGAAGAGCCAGGCCATCCGGAACTACTTGAACCAAACTGTACCGCCGCGCGTCGAAGAGAAATCGTCCCCTCTCTATCGAGCTAGAAACAACGCGGACGATCGACTAATCCTGCGGAACGACGCTGGGAACATCGACAGACCGCAGCCTTCGAATTACCCTCTGGTCGGTAATAACCGATCGTGGAACGCGAATTCGAATCGCAGCTACGCCGCGAGGACGCAATCGAGGCACAGCGATGGGAATGCCACCGGTGAAAAGAAATCGACCCCGTCGGTGCGCGACTCACGGCCACTGGACGGCTACAGGCAAAGTCACGGCGTGATAACGGCCTCCGCCTACAAGGACTTACGAACCGGAGCTATAAGATGGTAG
- the LOC143371077 gene encoding RYamide receptor-like, producing MSTSVYEDSRMTSTGLTEFNASYNGTAMPSNESLRVDIRPAILWYFYDKFHTETNYLLIILYVPVIAIAVTANALVIAVVFKYHYMRSVTNYFVVNLSVADLLVTAICMPVAVSQAVSIVWIHGEVMCKLSSYLQGVAVAASVFTITAMSIDRYLAIRSPIAFRRVFNRKSTVLVIVALWMVALIIFAPMLRVMTLHSPGTEVGNITFHGSWTMMGNFSRYTSRVSRLPPALYICSEDFKPLGIRAHLFGAVCFVLVYAIPGFVVILSYSMMGRTLCSRRPPFDCDSVEGSASSQQSFRLVRERRRIAWILLLLAVLFALCWLPYNVLMLLIDLGAVEKGTTTTDVLSYCLFLGHANSALNPVVYCFMTRNFRRSVSEILRRGPHGLARRKLRRRSVQGTAVIDDMCAGCSAGGGSMRRGFVRKRGMLPGCGCGLQIGSHHAVLALRRTATSSSGYDSFYSRHSPHRRCYMLRSLREGPQAAINQAPKAAKHQETRSEENDHEAKQPHVDTVVTTDEQRGS from the exons ATGTCGACGAGCGTGTACGAGGACTCGAGGATGACATCGACGGGATTGACGGAATTCAACGCCTCGTACAACGGGACAGCGATGCCCTCCAACGAGAGCCTCCGCGTGGACATCAGACCGGCTATACTCTGGTACTTTTACGACAAGTTCCACACCGAGACCAATTACTTGTTGATCATCCTCTACGTGCCGGTGATAGCGATCGCCGTCACGGCCAATGCCCTGGTCATCGCGGTCGTCTTTAAGTATCACTACATGCGCAG CGTTACCAATTACTTCGTGGTGAACCTGTCCGTGGCTGATCTCCTGGTGACCGCGATCTGCATGCCGGTGGCCGTCAGCCAAGCAGTCTCGATCGTGTGGATCCACGGGGAAGTTATGTGCAAGCTGTCATCCTACTTGCAGG GTGTTGCCGTGGCCGCCTCGGTTTTCACCATCACCGCGATGAGCATCGACAGGTACCTGGCGATAAGGAGTCCCATAGCGTTCCGACGGGTATTCAATCGCAAAAGCACCGTCCTCGTTATCGTCGCCCTTTGGATGGTAGCTTTGATCATCTTTGCCCCCATGCTGAGAGTG ATGACCCTCCACAGTCCAGGCACGGAAGTCGGCAACATAACTTTCCACGGATCCTGGACAATGATGGGAAATTTTTCACGGTATACATCCCGCGTGTCCCGCTTGCCACCTGCCCTCTACATTTGTTCGGAAGATTTCAAGCCTCTGGGCATTCGAGCGCATCTTTTCGGGGCTGTCTGTTTCGTGCTGGTTTATGCCATTCCCG GCTTCGTAGTGATACTGTCCTACTCCATGATGGGCCGAACGCTGTGCTCCCGGAGGCCTCCGTTCGATTGCGACAGCGTGGAAGGAAGCGCCAGCTCGCAACAG AGTTTCCGGCTGGTACGTGAGAGACGGCGAATTGCTTGGATATTGCTGCTGCTGGCGGTGCTCTTCGCTCTGTGCTGGCTACCGTACAACGTGCTAATGCTCCTCATCGACCTGGGCGCAGTCG AGAAAGGCACAACCACCACGGACGTCCTGTCCTATTGCCTGTTCCTGGGACACGCGAACAGCGCCCTGAATCCAGTTGTCTACTGCTTCATGACCCGCAATTTTCGGCGGAGCGTGTCCGAGATCCTTCGACGCGGTCCCCACGGGCTGGCGCGTCGAAAACTTCGTCGCAGA AGTGTTCAGGGAACCGCCGTGATCGATGACATGTGCGCAGGGTGCAGTGCTGGCGGTGGCTCGATGAGACGGGGGTTCGTACGCAAACGAGGGATGTTGCCAGGGTGCGGATGCGGGCTGCAGATAGGCAGTCACCACGCGGTTCTAGCTTTGAGAAGGACGGCCACGTCGAGCAGCGGCTACGACAGCTTCTACAGCAGGCACAGCCCCCATCGCCGTTGCTACATGCTGAGGAGCCTCCGCGAGGGGCCTCAAGCGGCGATCAATCAAGCACCAAAAGCTGCCAAACACCAGGAAACGCGGAGCGAGGAGAACGACCACGAGGCGAAGCAACCCCACGTGGACACCGTCGTCACTACCGACGAGCAACGTGGTTCCTAA
- the LOC143371093 gene encoding death-associated protein 1, which produces MSSTDECKLKGGHPPAVKAGGMRITQHKTPKEDREIKPVKDADESKPSSSPPKTLMISGFPAKGNADFPPEAVQVFHEKPVPTHESRPIHSSRPIVIQQPRK; this is translated from the exons ATGTCGAGTACAGACGAGTGCAAGCTCAAGGGTGGACATCCTCCCGCAG TAAAAGCGGGTGGCATGCGGATCACCCAGCATAAAACACCGAAGGAGGATCGTGAAATAAAGCCTGTTAAGGATGCGGACGAGAGTAAACCGTCTAGTAG CCCGCCCAAGACCTTGATGATCAGTGGATTTCCTGCGAAAGGGAACGCAGACTTTCCTCCGGAAGCGGTGCAAGTCTTCCACGAAAAGCCGGTACCGACCCACGAGTCGCGCCCTATTCACAGTTCTCGTCCCATTGTCATACAACAGCCCAGGAAATGA
- the LOC143371075 gene encoding extracellular signal-regulated kinase 2 isoform X4, giving the protein MSSKNTEKVLEIDTHVSKHYDIVRRLGKGAYGIVWKAIDKKNKETVAVKKIFDAFRNQTDAQRTFREIMFLLSFANHENIIRLIGLHKANNDRDIYLVFEYMETDLHNVIKKGNILKDIHKVFIMYQLFKAIKYIHSGNVIHRDLKPSNVLLNAQCHCKIADFGLARSVTQIGEGDGETASDPTLTDYVATRWYRAPEILIASKRYTKGIDMWSLGCILGEMLLGKPLFPGSSTINQVERIMATLPIPTKQDLISVSAGYGTNLLEKTPSGPRRSLKNLLPEVSEKALDLIGNLIVFNPNRRLTAVEALEHPYVADFHTRSNEPERGSSVVPLLRDDVQLSVDEYRNKLYSMMDEKHRKHKNMSKSRIRRLSEHIRKETAVDNCNPVIGQGDAAVGRDPARSYQDLRKERNRSNVYEPSCLEARAQLPSRKTSRQSQIDSGERITKTRTISTSMEPQMHASVKNLRPTAAKSVATQYTYNLMNGSASNLTPSATKSCLYLNQQQRPLSKSQRSIQSDQVAVATCRVGFI; this is encoded by the exons ATGTCGTCGAAGAACACCGAAAAGGTTCTGGAGATCGACACGCACGTCAGCAAACATTACGACATCGTCCGACGCCTCGGCAAAGGG GCATACGGTATAGTATGGAAGGCAATCGACAAGAAAAACAAGGAGACGGTGGCGGTGAAGAAGATCTTCGACGCGTTCAGGAACCAGACGGACGCTCAGCGGACGTTCCGCGAGATAATGTTCCTACTGTCGTTCGCCAATCACGAGAACATCATACGACTGATCGGTCTGCACAAGGCGAACAACGACCGGGACATATATCTCGTGTTCGAGTACATGG AAACCGATCTCCACAACGTCATTAAGAAGGGCAACATCCTCAAGGACATCCACAAGGTCTTCATCATGTATCAGCTGTTTAAGGCGATCAAATACATTCATTCGGGGAACGTGATACACAGGGACTTGAAA CCGTCCAACGTTTTATTGAATGCCCAATGCCACTGTAAGATCGCCGATTTCGGTCTGGCGCGATCGGTCACTCAGATCGGCGAGGGGGATGGCGAGACCGCCAGCGATCCCACCCTCACGGATTACGTGGCGACCCGCTGGTACCGGGCACCGGAAATTCTCATCGCATCCAAAAG GTACACGAAGGGCATCGACATGTGGTCCCTGGGTTGCATCCTCGGCGAGATGCTTCTTGGAAAGCCCTTGTTCCCTGGCTCGTCGACGATTAATCAGGTGGAGAGGATAATGGCCACTCTGCCGATACCTACCAAGCAAG ATCTGATCTCGGTTAGCGCCGGCTACGGGACTAATTTGTTGGAGAAGACACCGAGCGGGCCGAGGCGTTCTTTGAAGAATCTGCTGCCGGAGGTGTCGGAGAAGGCGTTGGACCTTATCGGCAACCTGATAGTCTTCAACCCCAATCGCAGATTAACGGCCGTGGAGGCTTTGGAGCACCCTTACGTGGCTGA TTTTCACACGAGGAGCAACGAGCCAGAACGAGGATCCAGCGTGGTGCCGCTGCTCAGAGACGATGTGCAGCTCTCCGTCGACGAGTACAGAAACAAGCTTTACTCGATGATGGACGAGAAGCATCGAAAGCATAAAAATAT GTCCAAGTCCAGGATTAGGCGACTTtcggagcacatcaggaaggaAACTGCTGTCGATAATTGCAACCCCGTGATTGGTCAGGGCGACGCGGCCGTTGGCAGAGACCCTGCGCGTTCGTACCAAGATTTACGCAAGGAGAGGAACAGAAGCAACGTGTACGAACCTTCCTGCTTAGAAG CCCGTGCACAGCTGCCGAGCAGAAAGACGTCGCGGCAGTCGCAAATCGACAGTGGCGAACGTAtcacgaagacgaggacgataaGCACCTCCATGGAGCCGCAGATGCACGCTAGCGTCAAGAACCTTCGACCAACGG CAGCTAAAAGCGTGGCGACGCAGTACACGTACAATTTAATGAATGGCAGCGCGAGCAACCTGACGCCCAGCGCAACCAAAAGCTGCCTGTACCTGAACCAGCAGCAACGGCCGCTGTCAAAGTCGCAGCGTTCCATACAATCCGACCAAGTAGCGGTG GCTACGTGTCGCGTGGGATTCATTTAG
- the LOC143371217 gene encoding uncharacterized protein LOC143371217 has product MVLVGDMRFIFIIARILGCASHVVTEDDVQRRRPRDVFFTVSSMAVYLCTLVLLYVYVLMHQELDTKGLFFNFMRVFLIYLCFFVDYSFTTLWNWKIRAVLSQLRAFDRATKFHDASKQRRVRAVCSAIVLLTLIYWSIVGYISCRVELIAPMLRGIMYGIIYTAVGVQILIFAGISFLIGERFRQLCVILTRTTAEGKLIVADRLNGHFTLQQIWCLHCSLVNATEMFNSVYAVQLLLWISSMSLNAMSRIYALNVYHVSGFLRARETMMAIFCSWNIVLITIVCHATASQANRVGEIIFAPSSSASMKRVFLQENLEAAAYFQLRKVHFSTVAGFIRVDLPLLLSIISAMTTYLVILC; this is encoded by the exons ATGGTGCTAGTCGGGGACATGCGTTTCATTTTCATTATCGCTCGTATTTTGGGTTGCGCTTCTCACGTGGTCACCGAAGATGACGTGCAAAGAAGAAGACCCCGCGACGTCTTCTTCACCGTTTCCTCGATGGCTGTGTACCTGTGCACCCTCGTGCTTCTCTACGTCTACGTGCTCATGCACCAAGAGTTAGACACAAAGGGTTTGTTCTTCAACTTCATGAGGGTGTTCCTCATCTACCTCTGCTTCTTCGTCGACTACTCTTTCACGACCTTATGGAACTGGAAGATTCGCGCCGTTCTCTCGCAACTGCGCGCTTTCGATCGAGCCACGAAATTCCACGACGCCTCGAAGCAGAGGAGAGTGCGAGCTGTCTGTAGCGCGATAGTGCTCCTCACATTAATCTATTGGTCGATAGTCGGATACATAAGCTGTAG AGTTGAATTAATCGCGCCAATGCTTCGCGGTATAATGTACGGCATCATTTACACAGCGGTGGGTGTACAGATTCTGATATTCGCTGGTATTTCGTTCCTCATCGGGGAACGGTTCCGTCAACTCTGCGTTATACTAACGCGCACCACGG CGGAGGGTAAGCTGATAGTGGCGGATCGATTGAACGGCCACTTCACGCTGCAACAGATATGGTGCCTGCACTGCTCCCTCGTAAACGCCACCGAAATGTTCAATTCGGTGTACGCGGTCCAATTGCTGCTGTGGATCTCGAGCATGTCGCTGAACGCGATGTCGAGGATTTACGCGCTGAACGTGTACCACGTATCCGGTTTCCTCAGGGCCAGGGAGACGATGATGGCCATTTTCTGTAGCTGGAACATCGTATTGATCACCATCGTCTGCCATGCGACAGCTTCTCAG GCTAATCGGGTCGGCGAGATCATCTTCGCGCCATCCTCGTCGGCTTCCATGAAACGCGTATTCCTGCAG GAGAACCTGGAGGCAGCGGCATACTTTCAGCTGAGGAAGGTGCACTTTTCCACAGTCGCGGGCTTCATACGAGTCGATCTTCCACTCTTGCTTTCG ATCATTTCTGCCATGACGACGTATCTGGTGATCCTTTGCTGA